A stretch of DNA from Thermococcus sp. Bubb.Bath:
ATATGCTTGAATATATCATAGCGTTCCTCCTCTGGCTCCTTGTTTTTATTCCCTCCTCCACATTAGCCTCAATTATCGTTCAAAAGAACAGAAAAGCAGCGGGTTTTGCAATTCAGAGCTCTTTCATAGCTTTTTCGCTCCTTTTGATGTTCTTCCTCAGAGTTCCCATAAACTTCTCTCCATCGCGCCTCCCAGAGACGTTTTTAGGTGGCTTTCTTCTCTCGTTGGTGCTCAATATCATTTGGAAGCTGTTTGGAGTGGAGATGAACCCACCTGATCTCCCCGAAGGAAAACTGGAGCTCTTCTTCCTTCTCCTCGTCATTGCTCCCATTGGTGAGGAGACTCTCTACAGGGGGCTCCTGGAAGGGTATTTGCTCTCTAGCGGAGTGTTCTGGGGTGCGGTCATTTCTTCGGCGGCCCTCTTCGCGTTCCCCCACTGGATGGCCTTTGAGGGGAATTCCTCTGGAAGGGCTTTAGCAGTCTCTGGGGTATTCCTGGTCGGTCTTTCGGTGGGCTATCTCTTTGCTATTACCCGCTCTCTCCTAACGGCCTTCCTCTTCCACTCTGCGGCGAATCTGACGGGACTTGTTGTAGGAGGATTAGAGAAGAAGCTGGGCTGACCTGTATGGAAAACAACTGCTCAACCATGACCACAACCCCTAAATGATTGAGCACCCAACTACTAAACATGTCCGATGAAGACCTCACCAGGGA
This window harbors:
- a CDS encoding CPBP family intramembrane glutamic endopeptidase codes for the protein MLEYIIAFLLWLLVFIPSSTLASIIVQKNRKAAGFAIQSSFIAFSLLLMFFLRVPINFSPSRLPETFLGGFLLSLVLNIIWKLFGVEMNPPDLPEGKLELFFLLLVIAPIGEETLYRGLLEGYLLSSGVFWGAVISSAALFAFPHWMAFEGNSSGRALAVSGVFLVGLSVGYLFAITRSLLTAFLFHSAANLTGLVVGGLEKKLG